Below is a window of Corvus cornix cornix isolate S_Up_H32 chromosome 2, ASM73873v5, whole genome shotgun sequence DNA.
CAGGCTGACTGCTGGTACAACCAGAGGAAGCTTTAATGTGGAGCACAGGAACCTGCAGCAACCCGTGGGAACTGCCACTTGGAGATGTACTTCGACACTAGGGAAGGTTTTCTCCCAGTGTAGGGACAGAGGGGTGAGGTACTGCCCTCTTCGGGCACCCAGAGGTGTAGTACCAAAGCTTGCAGGGACATCTGGTCGCATCAGTGGCTGAGCTGCCTAGTACTGCATCTCTGACTGGGTATTGCCAGCATATAGCTGGATTTGACACCTCTGAAAGCTGCATAATATTCTTGTCCTATCTATAATCTGGAAAGCCTCACAATAAACCTggtgagtttttaaaaaataaatatcaacCTAAAAAATATCCACTGTGCTTCACCCATCTCCCTTATTTCACAGTCAAAAGCAATGACAAAAGCTTCCCTGAGACTAAAGAGGAGACAACAGACAATGAATAAAGGGAAATCTAGTGGGGGAGGCAAATCTTAGGTGATGGTGGCAATCAAAAATTATCtcatcttttctatttcttcaaagaaatcaGTCCCTGCACATGATTTATACTTGCAGAAGATGTGAATACCTCAACTGCAGAGATATTTCATATTAAGCCCTTTTTAGATTCAGCAGAGCAAACAACAGCATTAAGAACTGCATCCATATAGACTGTATAGACCTGTAGAGTTGAATACCTGTACTTAAAATCTGTTTACTGGAATAGAAATAAAGTGCTTAGAATATCCAAAACAATTGTAGACCTGGATTTTCACTGCCAACCAACACTAGGatcaattttaaattattactatAAACCTTTGCAATATGTCTACCTAAGGAACGAGAGGGAGGAATGTCTAGTGTCAAAACCACAGCTCCTTAATTTGGTCCATtacaaaatgaacaaacacaaaatacaatCCTTTCACACACATGTTTTGCAAGCTCTTTCTCAGTCATTCACCTGgagctggaaaaacaggaatCCACAAGAGGACTGCACCACTTAGAGCTTCCTGTCAACAGCAGACAGGTAAGCTTAGTAAGTCTTCCACCTCAAAATACCTTCCTGCTCCACCATCAGACATGCTGTGGCATAGCCCTTGCTGTATTTCTGCTCCTTAAAGGCCATGGCTCAGTATTCCAGCTCCATGAGCAGTGGGCATGCACGAAGGCAGTCAGTCTGTTACCTTGCTAGGATAACAAGACTCAGTGGCTCAAGAACCTTCTCAGCAACTGCCTTTAAATCAGGTCCTGCTTTGGGCAGGAGACACCTGCCTCGGCTTTTGAGCCTCTGCTGCTCTATTCTTCTCCTgttcctctgccttcctccGCTCCTCTTTTAGCTCCTTGTATCTCCATTTGGGAATCTGCAGATAGGGGTCATCCTTTGCACTGCTCCTCCTTCTGGCCTTTTCTGGCTGGAAGGTGGGTGGGGGAGCCTTGCTGACACGGACTTTGGGGATGACAAATCCCGGCCGGACACTGCTCCGTCGAAGCAGATGGAGCGGCAGGAGGCTTGCTTTCCTCGTGGCTACTGCGTTCACTTGGGACATTGAAATGCTGATGGGCTGCAGGCTGGCTCGACGCTCCTTCTTCTTGGGGATCACTGTGACTTTGGAGTTCTGAAAGAGCTTCTCATAGCTGCTGATGTGATCTTTGTCGTGAAATCGgatctcctctgctctctgcttcctAAGGATTTCCTGCACTGCCAGTCTGCGTTTCCCCACACAAGGTGGGCTGCCTGGGCACACAGTCTGGCATGCCAGAGCAATGAAGGGACTTCCCAAGCTTGTTGTCACCTTCACCATGTGGTCAAGGACCCCATCCTCTTCTGGGCCATAGAAAGATCGGAATGAGACAGCTGCCCTTACACACTCAGAAACCTTCTGCAAACAGCTTTTTGGCTCTGCAGCCTTGGCGAGAAGTTCCTTCATTTTTGGCCATTCTGGTTTATATTGATCAGAAAACTGTTCTGGGCATGGCCTGTCCATCAGCTTCTGCATGACCAAGGCAGACTCTGATCTTCCTGTGAAACAAGCCCATTCCCATGAAGTCAGTCCACGGCTTGGGTCAGTTGCATGAACATTtgcccctcaaaaaaaaaaaaaaaagaaaaaaaaagaaaaacaattagtgTTAATTAATTAAACCACCTACACTCCTGTTGCTGTGATCAGAGGTGAGTCCAGCAGACCCCTGCAATACAACATAAATACACAATAATATTTGTGTCAAAATAAACATGGAATTAAGGACAGATCACGTTCCTGACTTTCTGAActccttatttatttaaaacaaggtAAAATACATTAAGACTTATATATGAAATTCTCTTTAAGttacaaataatgaaaaaattaactttacCTGCATTTAATCTTGACTGACATTTTAATATTCATTCCCTTGAGCTCACAGGAAAAGAGTTACAGATATGGAAAGAAACAATTCTCCCCATATAAAATAGTGGACTTTGTAACAGTCACTGCCACTTGGAAGAAAGGTTAATGATCGGAAGTTCCATGAAAATATCCACTCACTGCTCACTAGGGGTAAGAACAGCCAATAAAGTATAACGAATTtcttaaaaagcattaaaaatggaaaaaaatagaaagcaaaaaagggggaaataaacaaaacaacaaatgtGCAATTCATGCCCTCTTACATCTAAAAGGACCCTGTAGAATTAGGAAATGTTGAGAGGATGGTAACAAGGGTGATCAAATATAAGGAAAGTTTCCATAAATATCAGAGAGTGGATAATGGGTGAGATAGACCTTCAGtctgagcccagagcagctgttctCATCTACCTGAGATTACCAGCCCtaagaaaatgaagtaattgTTAGCCAAAACACTCTGCTATTGCCAAGTAGACCAGTCGTAAGAGGCAGCTGGGATACAGGCTACACAGCAGAGGCTTAGACATTTGAAGTGTTATGTCCTGGAAGGAAATTGTTTCTAGTGGCCTATCCTCCTCCCATTCCCAATTTATAATCTTTATCCCTCCAATTCTGATGTCTTTCCCCATcaccattcttttttttttcttatatatcTGCATCCTTTTCCATCTTTGCATTCCTTTTGATCTCTCTACCTTCCTATAAGACCTGTTGGCTTTTGCCCTTGTTCTtcactcttttgttttcaagtggAGTTACACTCCTCCTCCAGGGCACTTGGATGCTTGAAGAGAGGATACAAGAGCATCAGGAGAAGCAGGCATCCTAGTCTGCTCTATGGTTTCCTTTACAACTTCTTTAGTACCATATCCACATCCCTTGGCAACCAGAAAACTGCAGGGAAGTCCTCCCATGATATTAGAGTGGGACTGTGGGCATTTGTCAATGAGGATGGCATGTGCCCAGCCCTGGTCACAGAGAAAGCTCAATTCAGAGTGCACCTGTGAAGAATTGCTGCAGAACAATGAGCAGCAGCAAGTGGTTTTGGAAGCTGAAGTTAGCAGGATACTGTTggaaaaacccaacagattACAGCTGGTGAGCGCTAAAGGATACAAAAGACCTGTCCAAAAACTGGCTTGATGGCACCAATTCAATACAATCTCAGAGATGTGTCAAGGACTTGATAATTGGCACCACATCCTGTGCTTCGCATCCAAGCGATCCTGGGCACaccacctgggcacacacatCTTGATGTTTTACAGTATATGGGTATGAAGGTGAATGAATGAAATCAATAGAATGAGTGAACACTCTGGTGTCAGGCAGACAAGTTCTTAAGCTGAAAATCCTTTGTTTTATATCCTGCCTTTGAACTCTGACAGATCTCAGAGGGAGCTTTGCATGCTCCAGTCTACAGACTGTTCAGCAGGTCTGCGCCATGCTCCCTGTGACAGGCACGGGCTCTTTGCCCAGCTGCCTTCAACATACTGAGCTCTGCAATGTTCAGTCATGGTTTACTCATATCTTTGGCCCTGCAGATATTTTCTGGGTTTCTTGAAAGAGTTTAAAGGGCTTTTTGAATTTATTGAAGGGCTTCTTTACCAGATGAAGGACCATTTtcaaacagcaaacacaaaactgaCCTACACAGATTTTGTCACAAAAGCGACAGTCTGTCCCATTGCTTTGCAAGGAGATGTCCAGAGACCTGAGGAAAAGGCCAGAGAATAccatgataattttttttcagggtgGATTACCTTGGAGACAGCATTTCAAACTAGAATTAGGAGTACTCAAAATAAGGAAAGGCAACCACAAACCAGTTTGTAATGGGTTCAGTATACCCTTTCCCACAAAGGATGTTTTGtcattacaggaaaataaagggaaaaagagagcaCGGGGAAAGTGATAAAACCCTCAAATTTAACTCTATTAAGTTAATTCCTAAGTCTTTGAGAAAATCCCTAAAAAGGATGCTGGAGATACAGAACAAGAATGGATGTGGAAGGAGACACCCTAAGCAATATTGCTGATCACAGTTTAAGTGTAATTTAAGTGAAATTTGCAGAAAGGACCACTCAGAGAGAGCAccagggcactgcagggagTCAAGCATGGCGCCCAGATTGGAAGGCAGAAAGGAGccaaagaggaggaagagtcAATCAAATCAAAGAGTTCACCAGCTGTGGATTTGAAGAAAGGATTTCAAGGTCTTAAAGGCAGAAGGGTTTGATGAAGTTCATGACTGCAGAAGTTACAGATAAATCAGTGAGGGGAGGGAATAAGATGTACAAACACACGACCTCCTGCTTCACTAACTTGTTTTTGAACTTCCCTACCCAAGCTTCCTACCCTTGAATCTGTCCCATCTCACAAAGCACATAACTGCTTTGTAGCTGTGCAAGTAGACCCACGGCTGACTATGGGTGTTTCCCCTCTATGTTGccatacatttttatattttgatatagaattttgctggtttgtttgtcAAAGCTTCCTACTCTTGAATCTGTCCCATCTTTCCCTGGTCCCTTCTTAACCCTTGCCTCGGTCTGAACTCCTTCCCACAAGAGCTGACTGTGACTGTGGCAAACTGTGTGGAAGTTGTTTCCTTGGTGTACATATAACAGGCAAGGAATTAATACAGGAAGAACAGCAGCTAAAGGAATTGTCTTCAAACACCATATTTAATTCTCAGTTTGTAAGCAAGCAAGAGGTACAGACAGCTGCTTAGCACTATCCTCAAGAAAAAGTCAGTCCAGTTCTGCTATGGTGCAACTGTGAGACCTTGGAGCAGAGTAGTTCAAAAAGAACAGTGTGAGAAAGTGCTCACTGGGGGCTCCCCACCTTTGCTTGGGGGCTGCACTCAGCTCTGGTCCTTGTCTGGGCTGTGCCTGTACCTGGCCATGTGCCCTCCTGGTTTGGACCCTGACCCACAGAGTTAATTTTGTGTTTGACCTCAGATCCACCTTGTCTCTGTGGGCTTGCCCTTATCATCATGGACTTGCCTGGCAATCCCTGTGGTGCTGGCTGATCCAGGTTGTTCTCACCAGCCCTGCCATGTTCCTTAAAGGACCGCCTTTGTTGATGAGGCTGGTGCTGAGGCCTTCCTGTCACCCTTGGCTCACTTCCCTTTGAGGAGAAGCCCACTCCTTCTGACAGATGAGTCCCCAGGTGTTTTGGAAACTTTCTCTCAGAAAACAATACTACAGAGTATTGAAATCCCAATCTTTTAACAGAAATCGATGCTGACTTTGTACCTTGTATCACAAAATCTCTTCTAAGGCATGATTTACCATAGTTTTATTGATTTTCTGCACAAATCAGGAGACATTCCTGAACAAACTTGTCATTCAGCAGAATGCCTTATCTGGAACAGACACGAGTAGTCATGTCCCTTTGTAAACGTGATAGCAGTCTTACGGAACCAATTGTCATTTCAGGGTAAGTATAGCCTACAAGTTTTCTTTCAGGAATGCTGTACTTGCCTTGCTTTTCCTAAAAGTTGCCCTGAACATCATTTTCAGCACAGTTAGTTTGAATACACATGCTCCTTTAGGATATAAATATCCTATTTTATTAAGACTTCATGTCCTTTTGAGATGCAGAACTGGCATCTTGAGTTTAAAGACAGGGGCTGAGGTGGCTCAGGCTCTGTTACCAGCCCAGTGTTTAAAGCCCAGTCTCCAGATCCAGGGCCACTCCAACAGCGCTACTAAAGCAGCACTGAGTTTACACTGGAGATTACAGCAGGGCTTGACACGTGAATAACAACCAGCATTTCTGGCTGGCTCTCCTGATGAGCGCTGGCAGTGGCGCggtgctggcagtgcagcagcctGTGACAAACTGCCGGTGGGAGACCGGGCCCACCCTTCACCCGCTGTGCACTCACGAATAGCAAATTCGCATGTTCCAAAGACTCCCTCTGAAAGAGCAACATTATGGCCAAGTGTCTCAGAGTGCCTTAATCTTGTAGTGATTGACCTTGGCCCCCCTCCAGGAACTCAAATTTCAGAAAGAGCAGTCACTGGCAATCCAGCTCCGACCATCTGTCACACATTGCTGTTACCTCTTTCCCCATCTGACTGTGCTAAAACCATGCTAAGGCAGCTAGGAAGGTGAGTTATTTTGCTTTACTGACCTTCTGCATTGCCATAAGTAGCTGGCCATCAGTAGAGGTCTTACCCAAGCCACTGAACGGATACTGGGTTTAAAAACCTCCTGGCTGTAACTCTTTTCTAAATGCACATAAACTGCTTTGTAGCTGTGCAAGTAGACCCACAGCTGACTATGGGTGTTTCCCTTCTATGTTGCCATACACTTTTATATTTTGATATAGaattttgctggtttgtttgtcAAATTGGTTTTCTCACCAAATCTTTTAATAACAACTTCTTTTACCTTCTTCAGCACACTAGCACTTCATTGTCAGCAGCCACTCAGTGTCCCATAAGTCTCAAACTACTTCTAAATCCATTCTGAATGAGcatttccctcctgccctccctccatGTCACCAGATTGTGCAGTGCTCAAAAATACTCAGATATTAAAATGGGGGCACACAATTTACCGCACTTCCTTCGTGGCCCctattttcagctgaaaatgtgAGGAACTGCAAGTACTCACCGAAACTTCAATTTAGAAAATCAAAAGTATATTAACTCTACAGATCTTTAGTCAGTGGATAATCTTTGGTATCCTCAGTATCTCTGATGCAAAAACAGGCTGATAAAACTTTCTGTAGGCAAACTCAAGATGGAGGCTAAGAAAGCCATTTTCTGGCTGGCCAAAGGTTTGTTCTCCCcaatattctgttttcttatgAACCATCGAAACAAGAAGTGGCTGTTCAGATGCCAGAGGCAGCAACCAAAGCAGTGAACTTTGATATTGATACTTTTTGTATAAGAATCAGAATAACAAGTACTGAGTTATTTACATAGCTGAAAGGTTGTGAAACAACTTCTAGTGACCCAAACAGAACGAATGGGCTTCCCTCAGATCTCTAGTGATAATAATAGGTCATGACACCGTAAGACCAATTTGACAAGTCAGAAAATCATAGGATTGGAGCTTCATTTTAAGTGATGATTTATAACACACAATGGAAAATTCTGAACTAGCATCTGCATGAAGTATGTGTGAGTCCAGAAAGTGCATCTGCTTCTAGCAGTGTTTGAGCTCTGACAACAGTTTCATAATTTTTTGTCATAAAAATTTAACATAAAATGAATGATCCAATTCCTAAGCCTTTGTTCCAGTGTAAGAGGCTACAGAACCTAGCAGAAAATAACACACCAGTTACCACATCATGTTTTCTGTGTCATATCAATGACACAGAAATACTATCATATCTGTCTAGAAACTGGATATTATGAAATGAAGGATAGTAATATCACTAGGCTTGATAAAAGCCTGTGacttaaaatattctgattatGAGGGGTTAGACTCTTGTGACAGCAAAATCACTGAAATGAACTCCTTATTCAAGATCTTCCTCAATGAAATGGACCTGTAGGACTCTTGATCTAGACACTAACAATACTCACATTCCATTTGTTATTATTTCCATAATATTTAATTCGTGTCATAGATTTgcaactgaaaaacaagaataTATACTAATATAAGCTAGATATTTAATTATTATCTACCAGTTTATATACCAGTTACttcatataaaaaaacccatgcaATATTGTGGCTGAAAGATGCTGTATGTTAGGACTGCTCTTGTAGAGGCTGCTGCCCCTCAAGAGGTCTTCTGAGTCTTCTCTCCAGGACCCCTTCACTTGCAATGCAGTACAGCTGGGAACTCAACTGCAGACAAGAGCCAAGAGCGAGAAACATAATTCCTGTTATCAGAGACCTGCTCActccctgtgcctcagctcCCTCCTTGCAGCAGAGACAGACCTGCTGGTGCCCTGTTGCCCATAAACCTGGAGACCAAACTCAGAGCTATAgaggtattaaaaaaatcctaagtCACCAAATTTCCCACCAATGTTCCCTGTGGGATATGGCCCCTACACCCAACTCTCCTGACAGGAGCCTGAGACCCCAAAGCTTTCCAGTCCCTGCCACAGTTTGAGGCAGAAGTGGAGGTCTGGCTCTGGTCCCACCCTTGCACtgtcacacacagagctgaCAGCAAGAGCCCTGTGAGCCTTTCCCACCTCTGTCATGGATTTCATTAAATTCTGTTCTACAAATTTTGATGATCCTGGTCCCCAAACTCTCCTGGGGACAATCAGTCTCACCCTGAGAGTTCTAGGAAAGCTCCTGGGTGAGTTTGTACAGGCAAACTGAGTGCTCCCCCAGAATGTGCCTTCACTGCCTTGACTATGGCTTATTTAAAAGCTGCACCCATTTCCAGGGAAGGCTGTACTACAGTTCTCAGAGGAAGCAGAGccagttttctttttggtagTTGTTAGGATTTAGTTAGATGATGATAAAGAAGAAGCAAAACACTTTGTATACCTGCCATCACCAAGGCTTTCACACATTCTGTTCGGCCCTGCATTGCAGATTTCATCAGTGCTGTGAATCCAAACGCATTCCTCTTCTCAATATCAAGCCCGGGAAAATAGttcaataaataatttgtaatgGTTATGTGCcctttaaagaaacaaaagaaacagaaaaacaatatGTCACAGAATGAAGGTTCTGTTTCAAGGATAAACCAAAAATTTACTCCTGCAGGTCTGataaatggaaaatgcagaTAATTAATAAGATCTCTTTTCTTAGTGTCCTCTTCCACTCATTGCAGTCATCAGCCTTAGGGTTAAGTGGCCCTGACTTGTGACCAGAATGCTGGGATAGGAGGTGGAAAACATGGGTTCCCACCTTCTCTCAAGTTGCTCTCCTTTCTGAAAAGTCAGTTTAAGGTAAGGGAATAATTGAAGACCAGAGGTAGTCACTCTGAGGTTGCAAGGGGCCCCAGTTTCTTGACTCAGTGAGTAGCACTGCAAAGGGAATCCCTACAGCTTATGGAAGGAAGTTCCATCTTGttttggggtgactttatgatgctgGATCCTCTATTGCCTGCTTATtgcccagacatgaatcctgtgcctttctgtgcctttaagcCAGATCCGAGAGATGGGGGGGAAAGGTGGTGGAATTCCTTTGGCAGCTGTGTTCAAAAACACAGATAACTCCCTCACGCTCTGTCCCCAGcgctcagctctgcagcagggaagagagttgtattctcttgctttttagCTAGCTTCTCGTTCATTAGCTGAGGCAGGAGTTTTCCTGGGACTGTGGCTTCTTCTTCTCAAACTGGAACTGTTCAGCTTTGCTCCGGTCCGGAACACCATCACCGGGAGGCCCCACACCGCAGCCCGGAGGGGCCCAGGAcacaccccagctccagagagagcagagccacacctacagaaaggactctgaatCTACCAGGTCTTCTtcacagcgagaggttttattatctaacattattcattttttccccattgtaCCTGAGCGCACcttgcttgttaaataaacaggttttttcactttcctccagaGATTCTTTCTGAACCTGGGTGAGGGAGGTgctgctgaaacctgccttctattCAAGGACACGTTCATTTCAGATGTTTCCTCccaatttgtctcaaaccaagacacgTCACTGGGGGAACTGACTGCAAAGGTTcagcttttcccctcctctggtAAATCTGAGCCTTAGAATCATGGTGCTTCATTAAAAAGTGATGATTGCACAGTTATTCCAGCCAATAATGCTAATGAACCATGTCAGGCCTGATACAagagaaaggaatattttgtgTAGGAtctcacatttttatttttccatctgacAGTGTAAAGCCACTTGTCTACTCTCCTGCAGTTGGAAAATGGAACTGATGTTCAGTTTTGGTagtaaaatgaattatttaagtTCTGTTTCTAAAAGCAACTGTTGTTGCCATTCATGTGCCTTGTATGCCAGGATA
It encodes the following:
- the ANKRD33B gene encoding ankyrin repeat domain-containing protein 33B — encoded protein: MVLLSGHGEQLPGERVCPAPAAAKEMPAAEAESSPEQGAAEAAAEEPDEEEEEEKEEEEDCQEYEDFSELPDTCSIASDDSFYPPGGLEDDDEDLWSLEGDDRDSPEALSLFRACCTNNSIVLKALIRQGPQEEEVREADRNRRNGLIVACYQGYVDIVMALAQCPHLDVNWQDNEGNTALITAAQAGHITITNYLLNYFPGLDIEKRNAFGFTALMKSAMQGRTECVKALVMAGANVHATDPSRGLTSWEWACFTGRSESALVMQKLMDRPCPEQFSDQYKPEWPKMKELLAKAAEPKSCLQKVSECVRAAVSFRSFYGPEEDGVLDHMVKVTTSLGSPFIALACQTVCPGSPPCVGKRRLAVQEILRKQRAEEIRFHDKDHISSYEKLFQNSKVTVIPKKKERRASLQPISISMSQVNAVATRKASLLPLHLLRRSSVRPGFVIPKVRVSKAPPPTFQPEKARRRSSAKDDPYLQIPKWRYKELKEERRKAEEQEKNRAAEAQKPRQVSPAQSRT